ATGCTGATCCTGCAGGGCGGACGCGACTACCAGGTCACCGAGGCCGATTTCAACGGATGGAAGGCCTCGCTCTCTTCCCGGAAGGACGTGGCGTTCAAGTTCTACCCGGACCTAAACCATCTGTTCATGACCGGCAAGGGCAAGGCCGTTCCGGCGGAGTACGAGAAGTCCGGCTTCGTCTCCGAGGCAGTCGTTGATGACATTGCGGCCTGGGTGAAGCGGCACTGATCGGGCGTGCAGGATGGACCCGCAATTGTCTCGAACATACATTCGCACCAGTCAGGGGCGGAGTGATCGGGGGACAGCGAATGGACTTCACCGACTTTCTGGACAGTATACGGCGTTCCCGGCACTACCAGGGGCAGATCGTTCACATACACCGCATCCCGAGGCGGGAGGCGTCATACGGCGACCTCTCCGAGCCCCTGCCTCCGGAACTGGTCTCCGCCTTGGCACAGATGGGGATCAAAAGGCTCTACACTCACCAGGTCGAGGCGGTCGAGGCCGTCCGTCGCGGGGAAAGCGTCGTCATCGTGACCGGGACCGCGAGCGGCAAGACCCTCTGCTACAACCTGCCCGTCCTCGAGAGGCAAATTCGAAATTCGAAGCACGAAGCACGAGATGCGACGGCGTTCTACCTGTTCCCGACGAAGGCCCTCGCCCAGGACCAGCTTCGGGGGTTGAGGCGCTACGCTGAGTGGGAACCCGCTCTCGCGGAGGTGATGAAGGCCGGGTGCTACGACGGAGACACCCCCCCGACCACGCGCCGGAAGCTGCGCGACGAGGCGAGCATCATCCTCACGAACCCGGACATGCTCCACCAGGGCATCCTCCCCTACCACACGCGATGGAGCAACTTCTTCACCAACCTGCAGTACGTGGTGATAGACGAGATCCACAGCTACCGGGGAATCTTCGGCTCGAACGTCGCCAACGTCATCCGCAGGCTCAACCGCGTCTGCGAGTTCTACGGCGCGCGGCCCCGATTCATCTGCTCGTCGGCAACTATCGCAAACCCGAGGGAGCTTGCCGAGGGGCTCATCGGCACCCCGATGACCCTGGTGGACGACGACGGCTCCCCGAGGGGCGAGAAGCGGTTCGTGTTGTGGAACCCGCCCGTGATTGACGTCGGCGGCATGGAGCGGCGAAGCTCGAACGTAGAGGCCCAGAACCTGATGGTCGAGCTGATGCGGAGCGGCGTGCGCACGATCACCTTCGGGAAGGCACGCGTCGTCGCGGAACTGATGTACCGCTACGTGAGGGAAGCGCTCCCGAGACAGCTTCAGGACAAGGTGCGCCCGTACCGGGGAGGTTACCTGCCCGAGGAGCGGCGCGAGATCGAGCGGCAGCTCTTCGAGGGAGAACTGATGGGCATCACGAGCACGAACGCCCTCGAACTCGGGATTGACGTCGGCGGGCTCGACGCCTCGATCATCATCGGCTTCCCGGGGACGATCGCCAGCGTGTGGCAGCAGGCGGGGCGCGCGGGTCGGGGGGTCGAGGATTCGCTGGTCGTCTTCGTCGCCTATAACGACCCGATTGATCAGTACCTCGTGAGGCGGCCGGAGTACTTCTTCGGGCAGTCGCCGGAGAGCGCGGTCGTGGACCCGGAGAATCCCTACGTGCTGGCTCACCACCTGAAGTGCGCGGCGTTCGAGCTACCGATCACGGAGGAGGACGCAGGCGCGTTCGGCGGCGGGACGACCCCGATCGCAGACATCCTCGAGGAGGCCGGGGACTTCAAGCGCATCGGCGACAAGTGGTACTACTCGCGCACAGAGTTCCCCGCGAAGGACGTGAACCTGCGGACGATCTCGGACAACACGTTCACCATCGTGGAGAGGGACGGCGAGGTCGAGTCGCCGGAGGGCCGGGTCATCGGCCAGGTTGATTCGATCAGCGCGCCGGAACTCGTCTACCCGCAGGCGATTTACATGCACGAGGGCGAGACCTACTTCGTCGAGGAACTCGACCTCGTGAACCGCGTCGCCTCCGTCCGCCGCGCGAACGTGGACTACTACACGAACGCGATCCTCGACTCGTCCATCAGGATCGCGAGGACGACTGAGGACGGCTCGCCCGGCGCTCAGCGGGAGGCGCTCGGCGGCTCATCGGTGTCTTACGGCCCCGCAACCGTCACATGGGCGACGACCGGGTTCAAGAAGATCAAGTTCTACAGCCTGGACAGCATCGGCTACGGGAAGGTGGA
Above is a genomic segment from Armatimonadota bacterium containing:
- a CDS encoding DEAD/DEAH box helicase; the protein is MDFTDFLDSIRRSRHYQGQIVHIHRIPRREASYGDLSEPLPPELVSALAQMGIKRLYTHQVEAVEAVRRGESVVIVTGTASGKTLCYNLPVLERQIRNSKHEARDATAFYLFPTKALAQDQLRGLRRYAEWEPALAEVMKAGCYDGDTPPTTRRKLRDEASIILTNPDMLHQGILPYHTRWSNFFTNLQYVVIDEIHSYRGIFGSNVANVIRRLNRVCEFYGARPRFICSSATIANPRELAEGLIGTPMTLVDDDGSPRGEKRFVLWNPPVIDVGGMERRSSNVEAQNLMVELMRSGVRTITFGKARVVAELMYRYVREALPRQLQDKVRPYRGGYLPEERREIERQLFEGELMGITSTNALELGIDVGGLDASIIIGFPGTIASVWQQAGRAGRGVEDSLVVFVAYNDPIDQYLVRRPEYFFGQSPESAVVDPENPYVLAHHLKCAAFELPITEEDAGAFGGGTTPIADILEEAGDFKRIGDKWYYSRTEFPAKDVNLRTISDNTFTIVERDGEVESPEGRVIGQVDSISAPELVYPQAIYMHEGETYFVEELDLVNRVASVRRANVDYYTNAILDSSIRIARTTEDGSPGAQREALGGSSVSYGPATVTWATTGFKKIKFYSLDSIGYGKVDIPPQHLETMAMWIVPPAGVIGEIKLQGRNPIEGLMGIRNLAVHALPLFAMCDKEDIGGVVDSSNTGSPTIFIYDRYTGGLGFAEIGYEKVDDLMRTCLQMVEECGCEDGCPSCVGIPTLRPAIHTDPDIFGSFPIPDKQAAAHMLGRMAGEL